One window of the Populus nigra chromosome 4, ddPopNigr1.1, whole genome shotgun sequence genome contains the following:
- the LOC133691432 gene encoding chloroplast processing peptidase-like: MSFLRPSALNNFFITSATVLKWMPCQSWGFLRWPGLDGLLRLLVLVLLWSTFSELRFIPSSSMYPTLRVGDRIIIEKASYYLKVPAINDIVTFRAPKQLGITGEDVFIKRVVAKAGDLVQVHHGSLYVNGIAQAEDFLVERPAYTSNLTYVPEGHVYVLGDNRNNSYDSHVWGPLPIKNVIGRFVTCCYRPSNK, encoded by the exons ATGAGTTTCTTGAGGCCATCTGCATTGAATAATTTCTTTATAACATCCGCCACAGTACTAAAATGGATGCCATGCCAGAGCTGGGGGTTTCTTCGATGGCCTGGTCTTGATGGGTTGTTAAGGCTTCTTGTTCTGGTGCTTTTGTGGTCTACTTTTTCAGAGCTTCGCTTCATCCCGTCGTCCTCCATGTACCCGACTCTTCGTGTTGGCGATCGTATCATCATTGAAAAG GCCTCATACTATCTCAAGGTACCGGCTATAAATGATATAGTTACATTCCGAGCTCCGAAACAG CTCGGAATCACAGGGGAAGATGTTTTCATAAAGAGAGTTGTTGCAAAGGCAGGAGACTTGGTTCAG GTTCACCACGGATCCCTTTATGTCAATGGAATTGCCCAGGCCGAAGACTTCCTAGTCGAGCGACCTGCATATACATCTAATTTAACT TATGTGCCTGAAGGTCATGTTTATGTGCTGGGTGATAACCGTAATAACAGCTACGACTCCCATGTTTG GGGACCCCTTCCTATAAAGAACGTGATTGGAAGATTTGTAACGTGTTGCTACAGGCCTTCAAACAAATGA